The sequence below is a genomic window from Ovis aries strain OAR_USU_Benz2616 breed Rambouillet chromosome 19, ARS-UI_Ramb_v3.0, whole genome shotgun sequence.
TAGCTGAACATGAATGTGGCCAGGGTCCTGTAGGGCAGGCAAAACTTGACTTCTGCTCATCTTTGGTGTTCAGTTGAGTTTAATAAAAagatttatcaaaaaaaaaaaaagcaaataatttgggcttccctggtggctcagatggtaaagaatccacctgcaatgcgagagagctgagttcaatccctgggttgggaggatcccctggaggagggcacggcaacccactccagtatttttgcctggagaatccccatggacagagaggcatgCAACATACATCACACGGGAAGAAAGCAACTCAAAGTGGTAGCTTAGAAATTCAGTTTGTGTAACATCCTCAAGAAAGAATAATAAACTTATAGAGAAATGACAGGAAAAATGAAGCAATTTTACACTTCCAAGAGCCGTACTGTGGGAGGGTAAGCATGTGGGAGGAAACTTAATGGAGTCAGGTTTGTTGGCAGATTCCTCTGGTGCCCTCTCTGGCCTGAGAAGCATCTCTTGCCAGTGAAAGGAAAATTTATATCCTGCCTTTAGTCAGAAAGGCGGTAGCTTTTTCTGGGTTTGCTGTTTGCTtgattgccttcagctcaaaatttTTATGTCAGAGTGGCATATCTGAGGGTGACATGTTTTGATTTCCTTCAGTACCCATCATCAGTAAGTCCCACTTcaaattatgtttataattttgcttttgtaaaGATCCTGACTAGTAGTAATATGTTTCACTTGTGCTTTCCTGTGGCCTGATGATCTCTTGGAAGAAGGATGTTGAATAAATTGACTTTGATGCTGTCGTCTAATCTCCTGAGTTGATTTTGGCTTTgacttttggtgttttttttgttttattttttcagctcaCTAGCTAGGGAGTCAGTTAGTTGCATTGACTTCTCTCTTTACAgcatctttcttctcttcctttattttctctctgctttacCCCAATGAATGCCCCTATCACTTCATACCTAGAGTATCTCAGTTGTCACCTGTCAGAATCCTGctcccttttaaaattatttctgaatataCTTGATCACTCTGACTCCTtgttctttattcttattttcatgaTTAATACCTTAAGATAGCATGCCCCTGTCCTTTGGGGTCTTTTTGCTCTCGATTTATCTGGTTTTCCAGAtccttcttcttttgtttgttctAATCTTGTTTTACCTCTCTCGTTTACAAGACGTATTTAAATCAGACTAATCTCATAGTCCCAGAAAGATTCATGTGCTTTTGGCATCTTCATCCGTTTCTTTGCTCAGTGGTATCTCCATTCCTGAAATtgacttctctctcctctcttcttacTCTTGTTTCTCCTCTGAAACCTTCTGTGACTGTTCTGGTCTTCTTCATGGTTGTTTGTAAACTCTAATAACATTTAGTCCATACAACACCATTTTCCTTATTTGATATATGTGTCTTTTGTCTCTCTAGCTAAATTGTAATCCTGATGGCAAGGACCCGGTGATATTAAATCCCACGTGGTATTATGTCTGGCAGAGGACagcataaaaataatactttaaatctGTCTAGTTCTTAATAATTTACAAATCATTTTCACAAAATTGTGATTTTTGAATCTTTGCAAAACACTGTAGGTGGCCAGTCAATGCTGACTAGTGGTGTGACAGCCTAACAATTAGCCAAACCTGACAGATGCCAGcgatttttacttttaaactttcCCGCTCTGTTTTTCATTGTTCCTTTTGACCTATGTCTTTATGGCAGTATATAAACTGATTTCAGTATCAAATGTGTTTTTTCCTCAATGTCGACTGAGTTTCAAAAACGGATTTCTGTTTTACTGTTAGGTATGTTACCCTGCGACACATTTGCTCCTGCAGCTGTTGTTCCTCAGGGGTGGTCTGCGGAAGCCCCAAACCCTGCACACTTGGAATCCTTCATTTCCCCCGAGGCCGTTCCACAGCCTCTGCAGCCAACAGCAGGTACATTATTAGACTCCCTCTTTGCACTTAATAGTTGCAGTATCAGTAATCATCATATAGGTTTTAGCCTTTCACTTGCAGTATGGATAAAATTTTCACAACTGTCACAAATGTTTCtaaacttttaaatgtttttaaaatactgacttCACAGCTGGAGGAATTAAGTTGTAGTTGAAATACAATTAGGGTTAGAGGGCAAAGACAGTCCGTGTAAATCAGTACAGATTTAGAACTCTTGATGTCCACAGGTTCCCTTCCTGCCACTAATTGTGTACCTGTGTTGGTgtatgttttttggttttgggggttttttttgacctgtgtttttttttctctcctttgcctttcctcctCCACTATATGTTCGgccaatattttattcttctaaaTATTGAAACTGTTGAAGAGTAGCAACAAATGCATTAACTGGACAGCTTTTTAGTTATGTTTAGGACATTAAGGTCACAAAAGCCAGATCTCTCATGCCCTAAAAAAGTAAGTTTTGAGTGAAGAGCTATGAGCAGGCAATGATGGATCCTAAGTATCCAACTAAGTGTCCAACTTACTTCCCTTAGAGCCAGCCGAGAAAGTAGAAATGGCATCAGGAGAAGAAAGAGCACCAGCAGAATCATTGGAGATGATGGTGAATCTGCAGCCTGCTGACATGGTGCCATCTCGAGAAGCAGAGATGGTCCCAGCTAAAGATGTGGTGCCAGCCACAGAGACAGAGGTGGCATTGGCTAAAGACGTGGAATCACCTACCAAACCAGATGAGGCATTGGTCAAGGACGTGGAATCATCCATCGAATCAGATATGGCCTTAGTCAAGGATGTGGTACTACCCGTACAAACAGAGGAAACCGCAGTTAAGGATGTCATATTGCCCACAGAAACAGATGTGTCTTTGGACAAGCACCTGGCACTGTCCACAGAAACAGAGGTATCCGCAGCCCAGGACATACTGCTGTTCAAAGAAACAGAGAGCACACCACCTGTTACCATGGATTTGGCCTCAGCTGAGGGCACAGTCCCACCTACAGACCAAGAGATGGCCCCAGTGAAGGGTGCAGCATCACTCTCAGAGATAGACGCGCCCCTGGATGAGGACATTGTGTCATCCACAGAAATACGCTCAGCCAAAGAGAGAGCCCTGTCCTCAGAAACAGAGGTGGCCCTGATCAGGGAAATGGGACTGCCCCCAGAAACAGAGGCCGTTCTAGACAAGGACATGGCTGCACCTCCAGAAACAGAAGTCATCGTGCCAGTCAGAGACATGGCTCCACCCCCGGGAATAGAGAAGACCCTGGCCAAGGACGTGGCTCCACGTCAAGAAATAGAGGTGACCCTGGGCAAGGATACAGTTTCACTTCCAGAAACAGAGATGGCCCTGGGCAGGAATGTGGCTCTGCCCCCAGAAACAGAGGTAACCCTGGCAAAGGATGTTGCTCAGCCCCCTGAAACGGAGGTGAACCTGGCCAACAATGCAGCTCTGGCCAAATTCTCAGAAGCAGAGGTGGTACCAGTTCCTGTTAAGGACATGGAAACTGCATGGACCCAGGAAGCAACAAGTGAGGATTCCCAGTTAAAATCTCTCCAGGATGAGGGACAGTCAGCTGTACCTCCTCTTATGACTTCACCAGGTATGGGCTTACATTTACTTGCAACATTTCTGTCCGTGTAGCCTCCAGAAGGGTAAGGGACAAGCGTCATGCTAGGTAGAATGAAGACCGCCCACTGTACTTTGCGAGCCTACACACATTCCTGCTCCCCTAGACAGTTTTTTCTCACATCACCCTCCACTGGCTGCCAGCCCCTTCGCCATGCTTTTTCTCACTCATCTTCCTGTTTTCTTTATAGATAATTGAAGAttgaagaaattaaagagaacTTTCACAGAATTCCACTTGCTCATGTATCTTACTACCTGTTTCTTTATCTTAGACTCTGCCTTCCCTCTTGTTGCCATCAGCAAATGGTCCTTGCTCCTACTCATCAGGGCCAGCATCTTTGTCTTAAACTAAATCCCGCCTTGTCTCCTTATGCACATTGCCCTGGCcattctctctcttcctgcctctcaCCAATTTGCgccactccccccacccaccctgcttTATATTGGATCTTTCCCACAAACATGAAAACAGTTGCTATTTTTCCCTTATGttaataaacaacaaaaagaaaccaaCCATCCCAATCCCCCTTGCCCTCCCCCTTCAAACTACCACTCCAGTTCTCTCTGCCCTCATAGGAGCATCCCTCATTCCTCAAAAACTGTCCCCATTTCCAGCTTCTGCAAGGTGGAGAGGTAGCTGAATCAGTGCTTTTCTGaaatctttgtggttttgatttttaccTTCAGAAGCAGTCGTGGCCATGGGCCAAAAGCACAGCTTGCCAACAGATGAGGATTCTGTGTTAGAAGAACTAGAGCAAAAGAAACCATCTAGTCAAACTTCTGAGCTTCCTTCAGAGACTTCAGGTAAGTCAGGAAACAAAGTGGCCTTTTGAAATCACTTAAACTGGGAAAGATGGGAAGGTGTTAGAAGACATTGTTCCTGGTTATAAGGTGGTAGTCATCAGGACCACTTACGAAGCCAGCTCTCTTTCTTAACGAGATTTTGTGTTGATTAGGCAGAGAGTCATCTTGttagatattttaaagttatcGGTGCATCAACCCAAGACACCTCATCCAAGACAGCCATTTACTGTTATATCCTGTGTCGCCTTAGGCAGGTTATTTAGTTTCCTTATATCCAGTTAACTCAGTTCCAAGATGAATGAACTGGTCATATGTTCTGTCACTCCTTGCTACTTACAGTTCGCTCCATGGCCCAACAGCTTCAGCCATTACCTaggagcttattagaaatgcaggatCGTCGGCTCCTCCTTAGGCCTTTAGTCATAAGATGCATTTTAATAACTTTCCAGAATTTAACAAATTCTTAAATACATTAAGGAGCCTAAAATACTTGCTAACTTGAAAGTTGAATTATTCAGTGAGCTTCACGCGGTTTTGATGCTAAGCCAGAAGCATGTACACGTGATTATCAACTTTATCAACTTGGTGATTCTTTGTCTGCTGTTCTGTGACTGTGGTTAGAACATGCACTTGGGGGCAGGAACCAAGACTTAGTTCACTTGGAATCTCTACTGCTTTGAACACTGTCTAgcaccaagtaaataaatatatgacttttaaaatgttgttttagtGATTTAGCATACCATTAAAGATTTCTCTAGTCCTTGTGTACACGTCATGCTAAGACATAAGTTCCTAGGCATGAACTCTGAAATCAAAGGTTTATATAGCAATTGAATTAAATAGTATAAGAGATAGCACCAAATAGCTGTGGATTAATAGCCAGGTTAAAAGTTATAAATGCTGTGAGCTGCTAAAGCCTAGCtattttcaagaaaaacaatAATTGGCCTGAGGTGTATTAAGTAAATGATAGGATTCAGAGGACATTGGCGGGATAAAGACAAGAACAAAAGTCACGGTTTAAGTATTTTCATGTTCTTTGAAGTCATTCATTGCATCAGACTTGGCAGGAGCTGTCCTAGGCTGCTCTCGCTGAGCCTCTTTCCAGGATCTTGGATCCATACTGCATTCATTAACTAAGAGGCCAGAGGTGGTACTAGCTGACTTCCTGAAACTTTTCCAAGGATGCTCACCCTAATTGTTCTAATTCATCACTCTATTTTCATTATGTATAGATCTCTGTCTTTGGGGAAGTACCTTTAGCAACAGAACATTGAAATTTAACACATTGGTCTTTTCAAAGTAGGAGGCTCTGGTTCTGAAATAGTGTGGCTGTTTCTCTGGCCAAAATACTAATTCAgtaactttcctttttcttcttttttctctttctttttttttccttaaagtagTGTAGTTCTGTTTTTCTGGTCTGTTTCCCAAGTAATTGGTAAAATATTGATAAGTAGTGTAATTTTGGTGACAGACTATTAGAATTGTAAAATCATATGTATTTCATTCAGTTAATCAGTGGGACCAAAAGAGGAGCTTACCATTGTTATTAGCTTGGGAATTATGTACCTGTtaacaataattataaataagCATCAGTTGAGATTTATAGGTATTTGGGTGCATATTATACAGTTCAGAAGATCTctgtttgaatttcttttctcaagttttgaatattttgtaaatctgttttgggggaaaaaaaagtcttcacCTGAGATGAGATGATCTTGGGTCTTTGCtaaatatttgttaatcccaGTTAAGAATGAGAAATGTTTTGGAAAAAACTGTTTTCCTAAATGAATCAGTTTGTGGGTTGGTGAAAATGTCACTGTTTAAATGTcagtaaatggatttttaaaaaaagaaacaataacgAGGGATTTTCTGTTTGGAATTTTAGCCAGCTTCATGTATTGCAGGTACCCCTCCCACACAAGCCAAACCAGCGTGCAGACCCGGTGACCGCAGGTCCGCCCGGCCCACCCGGCCCAGGCCTGCCAGGGTCCCTCTCGAGCTGCTGGGAGGCTCTTCTCCACGGAAGACTCTTGATCCTGGGCTGGGCCCCTGCCCTTTGTCCGAGCTGGGTTGGGTTTCTGGTTCGTCTTCCTATGGTGAGCCTGGGAACCAGAGGAAAACTATTCATGGTGACTTCCTTGAACCGCAGAGGGATcttggcagggaggcctgggatacAGAAAGCTCACCAATGAtgatgaagagaaaaaagaagaaaccaaagcAGAAGAGGTATTCTCAACCCCGGGCTGGGGGACCTTGGGATGATGACAATGGAGATGAGCCTAAAGGTTCTtcctttgccactgagtcacaaAAGTCAGTTGTGCCCCCCAGCCAGCCCACCAGTGGGGGCACAGAACATGGACTAGTGTCCAGAGAAGACTTGAAAGGGGGATGTGAAACCGATTCCAGAGAAGCCAAACTGGTGGTTGAGGGCGTTGTCTCAGACAGTCTAAGTATTCTTTCACATCCTTTGGAAGAAGCCCCGAAAACTCTGGTAAATTCTCAGCCCAAACAGAGAGTTGAGGCACAGGTGAAAGGTAACAAGGCAGCACCACAGGGCCAGGACAAGAAACTGCTGCAAGATGAGTGCAAACTGCAGGCTGCACCCCACCGCCAGACTCCTGCGGATGACAGCCAGACACTCGGCTCCCTCAGTCTGAAAGGACCCCTGACAGAAGTTTCTTCACACAAAGTAGAAATTCCTTTGGAGGTCCGACCCAAAGAGGGTTGCTCTCCCATCATGAACCAAGAGGCTGTGGGTGGAGTTTCaaaacccaatgcagccaaagaaCTGCCTGCTTCCATATCCACTTTGACAGCAGGTCATCCATTAGGAAACAGTCTAAAAGAAGGGAATGATGACAGTAAAATGACTGAACTGCAGAATGACAAACAGAAAGAGTTTTCTGAAGGAGCTGAAGAGGTTAAAGAACTAAAAAAGGAAAGTGTTCCCAGGCAAAGACATGAGAACAGCATCTCTGCTTCTGAGCAGCTGCAGGACACGGTGTTAGCTCAGGCCCCTGGACTAGGGAATGAACCGTTGAAGAGAATGGCAGGTGAAGGCAAAAGCAGGAAGGGAAGGACAGGTTCTGGGAAGGTGAGAGCAAGTTCTGGGAAGGTGAGAGCAAAGTCTGAGCCACCGTTCCTTGCAGATAGCCAGGACAGCAGAGCTGTCTTTGTGCCAAGTGGGAGGATGGCTACTGGGGATAAAAGCGAGGAGGTGGGGCTGGATTCTTCAAAGCAGCCAGGGACTGTGGCTGAGCTCCCTGAAGCAATAGTGATGGGGGAGCCTAAGGAGATGACGGACCCTAGGGGGGCAGGCACTTTGCAGGCATTGATTCCTTTGGGAAATGGGTCAGGCATGAGTCAGGCTTCCAGTGCTAGAGCAGAAAGAGGCGCTGTAGCCACAGACATGGGGGTCAGCAACCAGAGCAAGGAGGAAAAGTGTCCTTGGATGGGTCATGAGGCAGCTCCTTGGATTTTTGAAAAGCCTAAAAAAAGAGTCAGTGAAGGCAAaaccaaaaagtataaaaataattattccacACAGCCTGCTAgaatggagaggaaggaagaaatccTTAACCCACCTTTTGTAAGGAAGGATGGGGTTACTGGTAGTACTCCCCATCAAAACAAGGAATTAGAACCTACTGTCCCTTTGTTCTCATGTATAGCAGATACACCCACAGTGGAAGTAGTTGACCAGAAGGGTAGAAATGTTGAGGTTAATTCTTTTGAACTTGAGGCTCTTGgtggaaataaaacaaacacaggCAAGGATTCTCCTATTACTGAACTGGCTTCCAAGATGACAGGCGTGAGTTGCCAAGACCAAATCCAGGGGGCAGGATTTGTTCCTTCAGTCCTGGATGAGGAGAATAAGACAGATGTGGCCAAAGGGCACACTGCAGTGGCTGACGAACCAAATAAAAGGAGTAATGATGGAAAAAGCACAAAGACTAAAAATAGTTTCCCTGAGAAGCACACTCCGGAGAATAAGATAGATGCAACAAAAATACATGTTCCCATGGAAACCATAGGGGACCACAGAACTGAAGGAATGGGCTATGTGGACGAAAATAGCAATATTACATTTACCTGCCCTAGAACTCCACCAGGGTTGATGAATAAGTCAGTCCCCCTAGAGGCTCAGGAATCAGTAGCCTGTGAAAAACCACCCACTTCTGCTTCTCAAGTAGTAAAGGAAAGTGATTCATTTCCAGGCACCTTGACAGAAAGTAAGCAAGAGACAGCTTCAGCCCAGATTCCCAAATTGTTAGAGGTAGATAGTTACAGCAAAGATGGAGTCTCAAAGGAACAAAGATCCAAG
It includes:
- the MAP4 gene encoding microtubule-associated protein 4 isoform X6 → MADLSLADALTEPSPEIEEEIKRDFIATLEAEAFDDVVGETVGKTDYIPLLDVDEKTGSSESKKKPCSDTRQVEGTPSSQATVLANGDHGIERNDVTGFPTEFLEETMAYQGYQNSQNWPENTNFCFEPEQMVNPIQTDPFKMHHDDGLEDLLFPPSGTTNTSAFVEQNDPLKDSYGMLPCDTFAPAAVVPQGWSAEAPNPAHLESFISPEAVPQPLQPTAEPAEKVEMASGEERAPAESLEMMVNLQPADMVPSREAEMVPAKDVVPATETEVALAKDVESPTKPDEALVKDVESSIESDMALVKDVVLPVQTEETAVKDVILPTETDVSLDKHLALSTETEVSAAQDILLFKETESTPPVTMDLASAEGTVPPTDQEMAPVKGAASLSEIDAPLDEDIVSSTEIRSAKERALSSETEVALIREMGLPPETEAVLDKDMAAPPETEVIVPVRDMAPPPGIEKTLAKDVAPRQEIEVTLGKDTVSLPETEMALGRNVALPPETEVTLAKDVAQPPETEVNLANNAALAKFSEAEVVPVPVKDMETAWTQEATSEDSQLKSLQDEGQSAVPPLMTSPEAVVAMGQKHSLPTDEDSVLEELEQKKPSSQTSELPSETSGTPPTQAKPACRPGDRRSARPTRPRPARVPLELLGGSSPRKTLDPGLGPCPLSELGWVSGSSSYGEPGNQRKTIHGDFLEPQRDLGREAWDTESSPMMMKRKKKKPKQKRYSQPRAGGPWDDDNGDEPKGSSFATESQKSVVPPSQPTSGGTEHGLVSREDLKGGCETDSREAKLVVEGVVSDSLSILSHPLEEAPKTLVNSQPKQRVEAQVKGNKAAPQGQDKKLLQDECKLQAAPHRQTPADDSQTLGSLSLKGPLTEVSSHKVEIPLEVRPKEGCSPIMNQEAVGGVSKPNAAKELPASISTLTAGHPLGNSLKEGNDDSKMTELQNDKQKEFSEGAEEVKELKKESVPRQRHENSISASEQLQDTVLAQAPGLGNEPLKRMAGEGKSRKGRTGSGKVRASSGKVRAKSEPPFLADSQDSRAVFVPSGRMATGDKSEEVGLDSSKQPGTVAELPEAIVMGEPKEMTDPRGAGTLQALIPLGNGSGMSQASSARAERGAVATDMGVSNQSKEEKCPWMGHEAAPWIFEKPKKRVSEGKTKKYKNNYSTQPARMERKEEILNPPFVRKDGVTGSTPHQNKELEPTVPLFSCIADTPTVEVVDQKGRNVEVNSFELEALGGNKTNTGKDSPITELASKMTGVSCQDQIQGAGFVPSVLDEENKTDVAKGHTAVADEPNKRSNDGKSTKTKNSFPEKHTPENKIDATKIHVPMETIGDHRTEGMGYVDENSNITFTCPRTPPGLMNKSVPLEAQESVACEKPPTSASQVVKESDSFPGTLTESKQETASAQIPKLLEVDSYSKDGVSKEQRSKGPSAIMPSMSTGGVASTLTRAIETVSNHSNCLQHKGELAGAVKDEAGRDGEHVIGDSESMPSGASEHSVEKPTEPAAGGHLLSGVLINEPSLAGEVRRLEPFADRSNFPTCPVNKASEQGSAPVSIPHLLGDKAQKPSYCEDQSTEGRDSKGPDNLNKEVDMTLSLPESEKDKKDKLEEISLDSDIREMAYVSLAPPELQSDVLDGKIEVTCSTMIDELVITASEAPQLPESKGKILEAPKKMTEKSESKALGEGKKEDKSRAAEPMKGYMRPTKSRGLTPLLPKSTIQERERSKQLKSSGIAKPEEGQPAGSVSGNDITAPPNKELPPSPEKKTKPLATTQPAKTSTSKAKTQPTSLPKQTAPTTFGGSNKKPMSLASGSVPAAPPKRPAAATARPSTLPSKDTKPKPVAEAKIPEKRVSPSKPASAPAVKPGSKSTQAVPKAPATAALASPGSTSRNLSTPLPKRPTAVKTEGKPAEIKKMATKSAPADLSRPKSTTTSSVKKSTAVPGTAPPAGAPSRAKPTATPPRPSGTPPADKKPTAAKPSSSAPRLGRVAPNASAPDLKNVRSKVGSTENIKHQPGGGRVQIVSKKVSYSHIQSKCGSKDNIKHVPGGGNVQIQNKKVDISKVSSKCGSKANIKHKPGGGDVKIESQKLNFKEKAQAKVGSLDNVGHLPAGGAVKTEGGGSEAPPCPGPPAGEELAIPEAAPEAGAPTSASGLSGHTALAGGGDQREAQTLDSQIQETSI
- the MAP4 gene encoding microtubule-associated protein 4 isoform X11, which produces MADLSLADALTEPSPEIEEEIKRDFIATLEAEAFDDVVGETVGKTDYIPLLDVDEKTGSSESKKKPCSDTRQVEGTPSSQATVLANGDHGIERNDVTGFPTEFLEETMAYQGYQNSQNWPENTNFCFEPEQMVNPIQTDPFKMHHDDGLEDLLFPPSGTTNTSAFVEQNDPLKDSYGMLPCDTFAPAAVVPQGWSAEAPNPAHLESFISPEAVPQPLQPTAEPAEKVEMASGEERAPAESLEMMVNLQPADMVPSREAEMVPAKDVVPATETEVALAKDVESPTKPDEALVKDVESSIESDMALVKDVVLPVQTEETAVKDVILPTETDVSLDKHLALSTETEVSAAQDILLFKETESTPPVTMDLASAEGTVPPTDQEMAPVKGAASLSEIDAPLDEDIVSSTEIRSAKERALSSETEVALIREMGLPPETEAVLDKDMAAPPETEVIVPVRDMAPPPGIEKTLAKDVAPRQEIEVTLGKDTVSLPETEMALGRNVALPPETEVTLAKDVAQPPETEVNLANNAALAKFSEAEVVPVPVKDMETAWTQEATSEDSQLKSLQDEGQSAVPPLMTSPEAVVAMGQKHSLPTDEDSVLEELEQKKPSSQTSELPSETSGTPPTQAKPACRPGDRRSARPTRPRPARVPLELLGGSSPRKTLDPGLGPCPLSELGWVSGSSSYGEPGNQRKTIHGDFLEPQRDLGREAWDTESSPMMMKRKKKKPKQKRYSQPRAGGPWDDDNGDEPKGSSFATESQKSVVPPSQPTSGGTEHGLVSREDLKGGCETDSREAKLVVEGVVSDSLSILSHPLEEAPKTLVNSQPKQRVEAQVKGNKAAPQGQDKKLLQDECKLQAAPHRQTPADDSQTLGSLSLKGPLTEVSSHKVEIPLEVRPKEGCSPIMNQEAVGGVSKPNAAKELPASISTLTAGHPLGNSLKEGNDDSKMTELQNDKQKEFSEGAEEVKELKKESVPRQRHENSISASEQLQDTVLAQAPGLGNEPLKRMAGEGKSRKGRTGSGKVRASSGKVRAKSEPPFLADSQDSRAVFVPSGRMATGDKSEEVGLDSSKQPGTVAELPEAIVMGEPKEMTDPRGAGTLQALIPLGNGSGMSQASSARAERGAVATDMGVSNQSKEEKCPWMGHEAAPWIFEKPKKRVSEGKTKKYKNNYSTQPARMERKEEILNPPFVRKDGVTGSTPHQNKELEPTVPLFSCIADTPTVEVVDQKGRNVEVNSFELEALGGNKTNTGKDSPITELASKMTGVSCQDQIQGAGFVPSVLDEENKTDVAKGHTAVADEPNKRSNDGKSTKTKNSFPEKHTPENKIDATKIHVPMETIGDHRTEGMGYVDENSNITFTCPRTPPGLMNKSVPLEAQESVACEKPPTSASQVVKESDSFPGTLTESKQETASAQIPKLLEVDSYSKDGVSKEQRSKGPSAIMPSMSTGGVASTLTRAIETVSNHSNCLQHKGELAGAVKDEAGRDGEHVIGDSESMPSGASEHSVEKPTEPAAGGHLLSGVLINEPSLAGEVRRLEPFADRSNFPTCPVNKASEQGSAPVSIPHLLGDKAQKPSYCEDQSTEGRDSKGPDNLNKEVDMTLSLPESEKDKKDKLEEISLDSDIREMAYVSLAPPELQSDVLDGKIEVTCSTMIDELVITASEAPQLPESKGKILEAPKKMTEKSESKALGEGKKEDKSRAAEPMKGYMRPTKSRGLTPLLPKSTIQERERSKQLKSSGIAKPEEGQPAGSVSGNDITAPPNKELPPSPEKKTKPLATTQPAKTSTSKAKTQPTSLPKQTAPTTFGGSNKKPMSLASGSVPAAPPKRPAAATARPSTLPSKDTKPKPVAEAKIPEKRVSPSKPASAPAVKPGSKSTQAVPKAPATAALASPGSTSRNLSTPLPKRPTVKTEGKPAEIKKMATKSAPADLSRPKSTTTSSVKKSTAVPGTAPPAGAPSRAKPTATPPRPSGTPPADKKPTAAKPSSSAPRLGRVAPNASAPDLKNVRSKVGSTENIKHQPGGGRVQIQNKKVDISKVSSKCGSKANIKHKPGGGDVKIESQKLNFKEKAQAKVGSLDNVGHLPAGGAVKTEGGGSEAPPCPGPPAGEELAIPEAAPEAGAPTSASGLSGHTALAGGGDQREAQTLDSQIQETSI
- the MAP4 gene encoding microtubule-associated protein 4 isoform X9, with the translated sequence MADLSLADALTEPSPEIEEEIKRDFIATLEAEAFDDVVGETVGKTDYIPLLDVDEKTGSSESKKKPCSDTRQVEGTPSSQATVLANGDHGIERNDVTGFPTEFLEETMAYQGYQNSQNWPENTNFCFEPEQMVNPIQTDPFKMHHDDGLEDLLFPPSGTTNTSAFVEQNDPLKDSYGMLPCDTFAPAAVVPQGWSAEAPNPAHLESFISPEAVPQPLQPTAEPAEKVEMASGEERAPAESLEMMVNLQPADMVPSREAEMVPAKDVVPATETEVALAKDVESPTKPDEALVKDVESSIESDMALVKDVVLPVQTEETAVKDVILPTETDVSLDKHLALSTETEVSAAQDILLFKETESTPPVTMDLASAEGTVPPTDQEMAPVKGAASLSEIDAPLDEDIVSSTEIRSAKERALSSETEVALIREMGLPPETEAVLDKDMAAPPETEVIVPVRDMAPPPGIEKTLAKDVAPRQEIEVTLGKDTVSLPETEMALGRNVALPPETEVTLAKDVAQPPETEVNLANNAALAKFSEAEVVPVPVKDMETAWTQEATSEDSQLKSLQDEGQSAVPPLMTSPEAVVAMGQKHSLPTDEDSVLEELEQKKPSSQTSELPSETSGTPPTQAKPACRPGDRRSARPTRPRPARVPLELLGGSSPRKTLDPGLGPCPLSELGWVSGSSSYGEPGNQRKTIHGDFLEPQRDLGREAWDTESSPMMMKRKKKKPKQKRYSQPRAGGPWDDDNGDEPKGSSFATESQKSVVPPSQPTSGGTEHGLVSREDLKGGCETDSREAKLVVEGVVSDSLSILSHPLEEAPKTLVNSQPKQRVEAQVKGNKAAPQGQDKKLLQDECKLQAAPHRQTPADDSQTLGSLSLKGPLTEVSSHKVEIPLEVRPKEGCSPIMNQEAVGGVSKPNAAKELPASISTLTAGHPLGNSLKEGNDDSKMTELQNDKQKEFSEGAEEVKELKKESVPRQRHENSISASEQLQDTVLAQAPGLGNEPLKRMAGEGKSRKGRTGSGKVRASSGKVRAKSEPPFLADSQDSRAVFVPSGRMATGDKSEEVGLDSSKQPGTVAELPEAIVMGEPKEMTDPRGAGTLQALIPLGNGSGMSQASSARAERGAVATDMGVSNQSKEEKCPWMGHEAAPWIFEKPKKRVSEGKTKKYKNNYSTQPARMERKEEILNPPFVRKDGVTGSTPHQNKELEPTVPLFSCIADTPTVEVVDQKGRNVEVNSFELEALGGNKTNTGKDSPITELASKMTGVSCQDQIQGAGFVPSVLDEENKTDVAKGHTAVADEPNKRSNDGKSTKTKNSFPEKHTPENKIDATKIHVPMETIGDHRTEGMGYVDENSNITFTCPRTPPGLMNKSVPLEAQESVACEKPPTSASQVVKESDSFPGTLTESKQETASAQIPKLLEVDSYSKDGVSKEQRSKGPSAIMPSMSTGGVASTLTRAIETVSNHSNCLQHKGELAGAVKDEAGRDGEHVIGDSESMPSGASEHSVEKPTEPAAGGHLLSGVLINEPSLAGEVRRLEPFADRSNFPTCPVNKASEQGSAPVSIPHLLGDKAQKPSYCEDQSTEGRDSKGPDNLNKEVDMTLSLPESEKDKKDKLEEISLDSDIREMAYVSLAPPELQSDVLDGKIEVTCSTMIDELVITASEAPQLPESKGKILEAPKKMTEKSESKALGEGKKEDKSRAAEPMKGYMRPTKSRGLTPLLPKSTIQERERSKQLKSSGIAKPEEGQPAGSVSGNDITAPPNKELPPSPEKKTKPLATTQPAKTSTSKAKTQPTSLPKQTAPTTFGGSNKKPMSLASGSVPAAPPKRPAAATARPSTLPSKDTKPKPVAEAKIPEKRVSPSKPASAPAVKPGSKSTQAVPKAPATAALASPGSTSRNLSTPLPKRPTVKTEGKPAEIKKMATKSAPADLSRPKSTTTSSVKKSTAVPGTAPPAGAPSRAKPTATPPRPSGTPPADKKPTAAKPSSSAPRLGRVAPNASAPDLKNVRSKVGSTENIKHQPGGGRVQIVSKKVSYSHIQSKCGSKDNIKHVPGGGNVQIQNKKVDISKVSSKCGSKANIKHKPGGGDVKIESQKLNFKEKAQAKVGSLDNVGHLPAGGAVKTEGGGSEAPPCPGPPAGEELAIPEAAPEAGAPTSASGLSGHTALAGGGDQREAQTLDSQIQETN